In Geoalkalibacter sp., a genomic segment contains:
- a CDS encoding response regulator, giving the protein MSKKLLLADDSITIQKVIGITFANEDVTLAIADNGDSALAMARADRPDLILADVLMPGLNGYELCEAVKNEPSMRGVPVLLLTGTFEPFDEDKARGAGADGWIAKPFESQSLIDRVNSLLALAPERLARPAATAVPQADMWREKTPEPSRLVESLAPAAHDLAEEDEEFWGDFTLEEADMNDEAAPAPASTDLAPGVGADEVVEDDEEILVLDDADILVDEGDEELEEPEEFAAAEAPRGAPPQAAAISSAAPVFEFSVPPSVAAREAVVAAPVAGSANAEARLSDEALAAVVEKVAAEVVDRLAGTIIERIAWEVVPDLAESLIKDEIRKIKEALK; this is encoded by the coding sequence ATGAGCAAAAAACTGCTGCTCGCCGATGACAGCATCACCATCCAGAAAGTCATCGGCATCACGTTTGCCAACGAAGATGTCACCCTGGCCATCGCCGACAACGGCGACAGCGCCTTGGCCATGGCCCGCGCCGACCGTCCGGATCTGATTCTCGCCGATGTCCTGATGCCCGGCCTCAATGGCTACGAACTTTGCGAGGCCGTCAAGAACGAGCCGTCCATGCGCGGCGTGCCGGTCTTGCTGCTGACGGGCACCTTCGAGCCCTTCGACGAAGACAAGGCGCGCGGCGCCGGCGCCGACGGCTGGATCGCCAAGCCTTTTGAATCCCAGTCTCTCATCGATCGGGTGAACAGCCTGCTGGCGCTCGCGCCGGAGCGTCTGGCGCGACCGGCCGCCACGGCAGTGCCCCAGGCCGACATGTGGCGGGAGAAAACCCCTGAACCTTCGCGCCTTGTCGAGAGTCTGGCCCCCGCCGCGCACGATCTGGCCGAGGAGGATGAGGAATTCTGGGGTGATTTCACCCTGGAGGAAGCAGATATGAACGATGAGGCGGCACCGGCTCCGGCTTCGACCGACCTCGCCCCCGGCGTGGGGGCGGATGAGGTCGTCGAGGACGACGAGGAGATCCTGGTTCTCGACGATGCCGATATCCTCGTCGATGAGGGTGACGAGGAGTTAGAGGAACCCGAGGAATTCGCCGCCGCTGAAGCGCCACGCGGCGCGCCGCCGCAGGCTGCCGCCATTTCCTCCGCCGCGCCCGTCTTTGAATTCTCAGTGCCCCCGTCGGTCGCGGCGAGGGAGGCCGTGGTTGCCGCTCCCGTCGCGGGGTCCGCGAACGCAGAGGCTCGGTTGAGCGATGAAGCCCTGGCCGCGGTGGTCGAAAAGGTCGCGGCGGAGGTGGTCGACCGTTTGGCCGGCACCATTATCGAGCGGATCGCCTGGGAGGTGGTGCCCGATTTGGCGGAAAGCCTCATCAAGGATGAGATCCGCAAGATCAAGGAAGCCCTCAAGTAA
- a CDS encoding deoxyguanosinetriphosphate triphosphohydrolase yields the protein MNLRKILEERESLYLGPYASFSARSKGRQVREDECLVRTVFQHDRDKILHSKSFRRLKHKTQVFLAPEGDHYRTRLTHTLEVSQIARTVARALALNEDLTEAIALGHDLGHTPFGHAGERVLNELMPEGFHHVRQSLRVVDILEKGGEGLNLTWEVRDGIIKHSKGGGPLHSDDPEVMPGTLEGHLVRRCDMIAYVNHDLDDAQRAGVIALDDVPPAILEVLGTTHGRRIDTMVKDMIGCSLAVGGTRICQSPAVEEAILALRDWLYSHVYQEPRVAAEFDKASRILRELYGFFRQDEAALIRFGGRRNPTDSMEVCVADFLAGMTDRFAMNLYQRLFLPQPWKIL from the coding sequence ATGAACCTCAGAAAAATTCTTGAAGAACGCGAATCGCTTTATCTCGGCCCCTATGCCTCGTTTAGTGCTCGTTCAAAAGGGCGCCAAGTTCGGGAAGATGAGTGTTTGGTCCGCACGGTTTTTCAGCATGATCGCGATAAGATTCTGCACTCCAAATCGTTTCGGCGCCTGAAACATAAAACGCAGGTTTTTCTTGCCCCCGAAGGCGATCATTATCGAACTCGTCTCACCCATACGCTGGAAGTTTCCCAGATCGCCCGCACGGTGGCGCGCGCGCTGGCGCTCAATGAAGATCTGACGGAAGCCATCGCCCTGGGACATGATCTAGGTCACACCCCTTTCGGCCATGCCGGCGAGCGGGTGCTCAACGAACTGATGCCCGAGGGCTTCCATCACGTTCGGCAGAGCCTGCGGGTGGTCGACATCCTGGAAAAAGGCGGCGAGGGGCTCAATCTCACCTGGGAGGTGCGTGACGGCATCATCAAGCACTCCAAGGGCGGCGGTCCTCTCCACAGCGACGACCCCGAAGTCATGCCGGGCACTCTCGAAGGCCATCTGGTGCGTCGTTGCGATATGATCGCCTATGTCAATCATGATCTTGACGATGCGCAACGTGCCGGGGTGATCGCCCTTGATGATGTGCCGCCGGCGATCCTTGAAGTCCTCGGCACGACCCATGGGAGGCGCATCGACACCATGGTGAAAGATATGATCGGCTGTTCCCTGGCTGTCGGCGGGACGCGCATCTGTCAGTCGCCGGCGGTCGAAGAGGCCATTTTGGCCTTGCGCGACTGGCTTTACAGCCATGTGTACCAGGAGCCCCGCGTCGCTGCCGAATTCGACAAGGCCTCGCGCATCCTGCGCGAGCTTTACGGATTTTTCCGCCAGGATGAGGCGGCGTTGATTCGCTTTGGCGGCCGGCGCAATCCGACCGATTCGATGGAGGTTTGCGTTGCCGATTTTCTGGCGGGCATGACGGATCGCTTCGCCATGAATCTCTACCAGAGGCTGTTTCTGCCACAACCTTGGAAAATTTTATAG
- a CDS encoding MucR family transcriptional regulator has protein sequence MAAEIVAAHASTTPMSKDELLSELAEIYKTLEAIEKGETVSVETAEPEAGAPAISRKKAFGRDKVTCMICGKEMKTLSRHLKTAHAMKPTEYRKQFDIPRTQPLAARAYSESRRQMAKDRGLGENLAKARAARGKGKKQ, from the coding sequence ATGGCGGCAGAAATCGTCGCCGCCCACGCTTCCACCACCCCCATGTCCAAGGACGAATTGCTTTCGGAACTGGCTGAAATTTACAAAACGCTTGAGGCCATTGAAAAAGGTGAAACCGTCAGCGTTGAAACCGCGGAACCCGAAGCGGGCGCTCCTGCTATATCACGCAAGAAAGCATTCGGTCGTGACAAGGTCACCTGCATGATCTGCGGCAAAGAGATGAAAACTCTTTCGCGCCACCTCAAAACGGCACACGCCATGAAACCCACGGAGTATCGCAAACAGTTCGACATTCCCCGCACTCAACCCCTGGCCGCGCGCGCCTATTCGGAAAGTCGCCGCCAGATGGCCAAGGATCGCGGTCTGGGCGAAAACCTGGCCAAAGCGCGTGCGGCGCGCGGCAAAGGCAAGAAGCAGTAA
- a CDS encoding DUF2914 domain-containing protein, giving the protein MTRSRGMFKKGLWLALGLVLVAGAVFAQRLEIAEAVIATDIIDRVPADAVESYSVAVEQLHCFTRVLGATEETALVHVWFHGDAEVARMTLPVRSSNWRTWSTKTIGAEDRGDWRVEIRNEQGEVLKQLAFSLF; this is encoded by the coding sequence ATGACGAGGAGCAGGGGCATGTTCAAGAAAGGGTTGTGGCTGGCCTTGGGGCTGGTGTTGGTGGCGGGCGCGGTCTTTGCGCAGCGTCTCGAAATTGCCGAAGCGGTGATCGCGACGGATATCATCGATCGGGTTCCCGCCGATGCGGTGGAAAGTTATTCCGTCGCCGTGGAGCAATTGCATTGTTTCACCCGCGTTCTGGGGGCGACCGAGGAAACGGCGCTGGTTCATGTCTGGTTTCATGGGGACGCCGAGGTGGCCCGCATGACCTTGCCGGTGCGTTCCTCAAACTGGCGAACCTGGTCGACGAAAACCATCGGCGCCGAGGATCGAGGCGACTGGCGCGTCGAGATTCGCAACGAGCAGGGCGAGGTGCTGAAGCAGTTGGCCTTTTCCCTGTTCTGA
- a CDS encoding PilZ domain-containing protein: MKRVLIASCQNNLMSNLDMILKHWGYRPLSSSHRDDICCLLEATEPQLVIFDAPWLRAHAADLEPLVPQLEQRATRLAVLDDCREPLPLLSAALPYRKIPSDIFSLYGLTQAVLQNHPRRRLRTGVHLPGMFRRDGRQWDLTQILTLGTGGMFIRSGYRLNRMENLRLCVPLLGMKEELEAIGRVVYEVQPTPENNYLQGYGIEFTSLSPESRQALSRFVAGCFVRELESPMHRNVPARPVFFNAHHQEYSLESIAV, from the coding sequence GTGAAGCGTGTCCTGATCGCCTCCTGCCAAAACAACCTCATGAGCAACCTGGACATGATTCTCAAGCATTGGGGGTACCGACCCCTGAGTTCCTCGCACCGCGACGACATCTGTTGCCTGCTGGAAGCCACCGAGCCGCAGCTCGTCATATTCGACGCGCCCTGGCTTCGCGCCCATGCCGCGGATCTGGAACCCCTGGTGCCGCAACTGGAGCAGCGCGCCACGCGCCTCGCGGTGCTCGACGATTGCCGCGAGCCCCTGCCGCTGCTCTCTGCCGCGCTGCCCTACCGCAAAATCCCCTCGGACATTTTCTCGCTGTACGGCCTTACCCAGGCCGTCCTCCAGAATCACCCCCGGCGGCGCCTGCGCACCGGCGTGCACCTGCCGGGCATGTTTCGCCGCGACGGACGGCAATGGGATCTGACCCAGATCCTGACCCTGGGCACGGGCGGCATGTTCATCCGCTCGGGCTATCGCCTCAATCGCATGGAAAATCTGCGTCTCTGCGTCCCCCTGCTCGGCATGAAGGAGGAACTCGAGGCCATCGGGCGCGTCGTCTACGAAGTCCAGCCGACCCCGGAGAACAACTACCTGCAGGGCTACGGCATTGAGTTCACGAGCCTCTCTCCGGAAAGTCGACAAGCCCTGAGCCGCTTCGTCGCCGGGTGCTTCGTGCGGGAGTTGGAAAGCCCCATGCATCGCAACGTTCCAGCCCGACCGGTTTTTTTCAATGCGCACCACCAGGAATACAGCCTGGAGAGCATCGCCGTCTAA
- a CDS encoding phosphopentomutase, translated as MLRANITRVVLITLDGLGVGALPDAAAYGDDGADTLGHLLADQPAFRSRLPHLTRLGLGNLHPAAGLTPVSRPQACFGKMAERSPGKDTTTGHWELAGLVQTEPLPTFPQGFPPDIIAAFTRETGLAPLGNIAADGIEVLDRLGVEHLRSGRPILYTSVDSVFQLAAHEDILPVERLYELCRIARRILDPYRIGRVIARPFVGEGPGNFRRTARRHDFSLAPFAPTLLDHLHGRDLTVIGVGKIGDIFAGRGLSRSLPSRDNAQGMELILESFAQVWRGLVFANLVDFDMLYGHRRDPAGFARALEEFDSWLPRMQQAMGEADLLVVTADHGCDPTAPGTDHTREYVPLLVWSPALVSATELGCRESFADVAATLGEAFGVPMGMGKSFLAQLSRS; from the coding sequence TTGCTGAGGGCAAATATCACCAGGGTGGTGCTCATCACCCTCGACGGCCTGGGAGTCGGCGCGCTGCCCGACGCCGCCGCCTATGGCGACGACGGCGCCGACACCCTCGGGCACCTGTTGGCGGACCAACCGGCGTTTCGTTCGCGGCTGCCTCATCTGACACGCCTGGGTCTGGGAAACCTGCATCCCGCAGCGGGCCTTACGCCCGTTTCCAGACCGCAGGCCTGTTTCGGGAAAATGGCCGAGCGTTCACCCGGCAAGGACACCACGACCGGGCACTGGGAGCTGGCCGGGCTTGTCCAAACCGAACCCCTGCCGACCTTCCCCCAGGGTTTTCCCCCGGACATCATAGCGGCGTTCACGCGGGAAACAGGTCTCGCGCCCCTCGGCAACATCGCCGCCGACGGGATCGAGGTTCTTGACCGCCTGGGCGTGGAGCACCTGCGCAGCGGGCGTCCCATTCTCTACACCAGTGTCGATTCGGTGTTTCAGCTGGCCGCCCACGAGGACATCCTTCCCGTCGAACGCCTTTATGAGCTCTGTCGCATCGCGCGGCGCATTCTCGATCCTTACCGGATCGGGCGCGTCATCGCGCGGCCCTTCGTCGGCGAGGGACCCGGCAATTTTCGGCGCACCGCGCGCCGCCACGATTTTTCCCTGGCGCCTTTTGCCCCCACCCTGCTTGATCATTTGCATGGCCGGGATCTCACGGTAATCGGCGTGGGCAAGATCGGCGACATTTTTGCCGGACGCGGTTTGAGCCGCTCCTTGCCGAGCCGCGACAATGCCCAGGGGATGGAGCTTATTCTGGAGAGTTTTGCCCAAGTGTGGCGCGGCCTGGTGTTTGCCAATCTGGTCGATTTCGACATGCTCTACGGGCATCGCCGCGATCCGGCAGGCTTTGCCCGCGCCCTGGAAGAATTTGACAGTTGGCTGCCGCGTATGCAGCAGGCGATGGGGGAGGCAGATTTGCTGGTGGTGACGGCCGATCATGGCTGTGATCCCACCGCTCCGGGTACGGACCACACCCGCGAATACGTACCTTTGCTGGTATGGAGTCCGGCATTGGTGAGTGCAACGGAGCTAGGCTGCCGCGAGAGTTTTGCCGATGTGGCCGCGACCCTGGGGGAGGCGTTCGGGGTGCCGATGGGGATGGGCAAGAGCTTTCTTGCCCAGTTGAGTCGGAGCTGA
- the deoC gene encoding deoxyribose-phosphate aldolase produces MNPASFIDHTLLKPDATAAEIRTLCEEAVEHQFAAVCVPPVHVRQAADLVYGSEVAVATVIGFPLGYQLPEVKAHEAALAVRQGAGEIDMVIGLGAAREGLFSQIGADVAGVVRAAAGAKVKVILECCYFTPAEKRKLAEAVLSAGAAWLKTSTGFGPGGATLEDVALLLEVSRGRAGVKAAGGIRDWDSCRRFLQLGASRIGTSSGVAILDQWRAAADPC; encoded by the coding sequence ATGAACCCCGCATCTTTCATCGATCACACCCTGCTTAAGCCTGATGCCACCGCCGCTGAAATTCGCACCCTGTGCGAAGAGGCGGTGGAGCATCAGTTTGCCGCGGTCTGCGTCCCGCCGGTTCATGTACGCCAGGCGGCCGACCTGGTCTATGGATCGGAGGTGGCCGTGGCGACGGTCATCGGTTTTCCCCTAGGCTACCAGCTGCCCGAGGTCAAGGCCCATGAGGCGGCCCTGGCGGTGCGGCAAGGTGCCGGGGAAATCGACATGGTCATCGGTCTTGGCGCGGCACGCGAGGGACTCTTCAGCCAGATCGGCGCGGATGTCGCCGGAGTGGTTCGCGCGGCCGCCGGCGCCAAGGTCAAGGTGATTCTGGAATGCTGCTATTTCACTCCCGCCGAGAAACGCAAGCTGGCCGAGGCGGTGCTCTCGGCCGGGGCCGCCTGGCTCAAAACCTCGACGGGCTTCGGACCTGGGGGGGCAACCCTGGAGGATGTCGCGCTTTTGCTTGAGGTCAGCCGCGGTCGCGCCGGCGTCAAGGCCGCGGGCGGCATCCGCGACTGGGACAGCTGTCGGCGCTTTCTGCAACTCGGAGCAAGCCGCATCGGGACCAGCAGCGGCGTGGCGATTCTCGATCAATGGCGCGCGGCGGCCGACCCTTGCTGA
- the argJ gene encoding bifunctional glutamate N-acetyltransferase/amino-acid acetyltransferase ArgJ, with protein MTSQSLPRVRGFKFAARSAGIKKSGRLDLGLLYSEVPARCAGVFTTNKVVAAPLVVSMPRVRKGLCQAVLVNSGNANACTGEQGLRDALRCGELTAQALGIAEDLVAVASTGVIGAPLPMAKFEQHIPLLPQQLDAGGALQVAEAIRTTDAFPKISFRQAQAGGKSYQILGLAKGAGMIHPNMATMLAYVVTDALVEQAFLDAALRRAVACSFNAISVDGDTSTNDMVLVLSNGQAGTPQIEANTADGETFAALLTQILVDLAKMIVRDGEGATKVVEIRVRGAADAVGATQVARSVATSNLVKTAFFGEDANWGRIIAAVGYAGVEIDPARIDIFFDEVPVVRNGIGTGKDLEEQATAVLKKPEFQVLIDLHLGEEQGVYYTSDLNYDYIKINADYRT; from the coding sequence ATGACGAGCCAGAGTCTGCCCCGTGTCCGGGGCTTCAAGTTCGCCGCCCGCAGCGCGGGCATCAAGAAATCCGGCCGTCTGGATCTCGGCCTGCTCTATTCCGAGGTGCCGGCGCGCTGCGCGGGCGTGTTCACCACCAACAAGGTGGTGGCCGCGCCTTTGGTGGTGAGCATGCCGCGCGTTCGCAAGGGACTTTGTCAGGCGGTGCTGGTCAACAGCGGCAACGCCAACGCCTGCACCGGCGAGCAGGGCCTGCGCGATGCCCTGCGCTGCGGCGAGCTCACGGCTCAGGCGCTGGGCATCGCCGAAGACCTAGTGGCGGTGGCGTCGACGGGCGTGATCGGCGCGCCTCTGCCCATGGCCAAGTTCGAGCAGCATATTCCCCTGCTCCCCCAGCAGCTCGATGCCGGTGGCGCGTTGCAGGTCGCCGAGGCCATCCGCACCACGGATGCTTTTCCAAAAATCTCCTTCCGCCAGGCCCAGGCCGGCGGCAAGTCGTATCAGATTCTCGGGCTGGCTAAGGGCGCGGGCATGATTCATCCCAACATGGCCACCATGCTTGCCTATGTGGTGACCGATGCCCTGGTGGAACAGGCGTTTCTCGATGCGGCGCTGCGTCGGGCGGTGGCTTGTTCCTTCAATGCCATCAGCGTCGACGGCGATACCTCGACCAACGACATGGTGCTGGTGTTGAGCAACGGTCAGGCGGGCACTCCGCAGATCGAGGCCAACACCGCCGACGGCGAAACCTTTGCGGCTCTGCTGACACAAATCCTCGTCGATCTGGCCAAAATGATCGTGCGGGACGGCGAGGGCGCGACCAAGGTGGTGGAAATCCGCGTGCGGGGCGCCGCCGACGCAGTCGGGGCCACGCAGGTGGCACGTAGCGTGGCGACCTCCAATCTGGTCAAGACCGCCTTTTTCGGCGAGGATGCCAACTGGGGTCGGATCATCGCTGCCGTTGGTTACGCCGGGGTCGAGATCGATCCGGCGCGCATCGACATTTTCTTTGACGAGGTGCCCGTGGTGCGCAACGGCATCGGCACCGGCAAGGATCTTGAGGAACAGGCCACGGCCGTCCTGAAGAAGCCCGAATTCCAGGTGCTGATCGACCTTCATCTGGGTGAGGAGCAAGGAGTGTACTATACCTCCGATCTGAACTACGACTACATCAAGATCAATGCCGATTATCGCACCTGA